AGCTGATCCCATCCGGCAGATGCACCAGGTTGGCGGCCGGCAACACATGCAGCTCGCTATAGGCACCCAGCGGGCCACTGCCGTAGGCCACGCGATCGCCAACCTTGAATTGTGTGACTTCGCTGCCCACCGCCTCCACCACCCCAGCGCCTTCTGCGCCCAGGCCTGAAGGCAAGGCTGGCGGTGCATACAGGCCACTGCGAAAGTACGTGTCGATAAAGTTCAGGCCAATGGCCTTGTTCAACACGCGAACCTGCTGTGGGCCGGGCTGCGCGGGTGTGTAGTCCACATACTCAAGTACTTCGGGGCCGCCATGGGCGCTGAACTGGATACGTTTGGCCATCTGCTCTGTCCTCAAGTCTGTTTCGCGAAAGGCTCCTATCGGACTCCTATGCTTGATCTTCGTCAACTGTGGCAGCGCCCGGCGCGGTGGTATCCTGTGCGCCCATTTGCCGCCGACGCCCAATGGCCTCGCGTAGCTTTGCCCGATTCAAGGTGATGCCATGACTACCCGCACCGAGGCTGTTAAAGCCTACCTGCTCGACCTGCAAGACCGCATTTGCAGCGCCCTGGAAACCTTTGAGGCGGATACGCGCTTTATCGAAGATGCCTGGACCCGCCCAGCCGGCGGCGGTGGCCGCACGCGGGTGATTGAGAACGGGGCGGTGATCGAGAAAGGCGGCGTCAACTTTTCCCATGTATTCGGCAGTGGCCTGCCACCGTCCGCCAGTGCCCACCGTCCGGAACTCGCCGGTCGTGGTTTTGAAGCCCTTGGCGTGTCACTGGTGATCCACCCGCATAACCCCCATGTGCCGACTTCCCACGCCAATGTGCGATTTTTCATCGCCGAGAAAGAAGGTGAAGAGCCTGTCTGGTGGTTCGGTGGTGGCTTCGACCTGACGCCTTACTACGGCAACGAAGAAGACTGCATCCACTGGCACCGTGTGGCTGAGCAGGCCTGCGCACCGTTTGGCGCAGACGTTTACCCGCGCTACAAGGCCTGGTGCGACAGCTACTTCCACATCAAGCATCGCAACGAGCCCCGTGGGATCGGCGGCCTGTTCTTCGATGACTTGAACGAGTGGGACTTCGACACCTGCTTCGCCTTTATGCGCGCCATTGGCGATGCCTACATCGATGCCTACCTGCCGATCGTCCAGCGTCGCCAGGCGCTGGCCTATACCGAGCAGCAACGCCAGTTCCAGGAGTTCCGCCGTGGGCGCTACGTGGAGTTCAACCTGGTGTACGACCGTGGCACGCTGTTTGGCCTGCAATCGGGCGGGCGCACCGAGTCGATCCTGATGTCGCTGCCACCGCAAGTGCGCTGGAGCTATGACTGGAAGGCTACCGCCGGCAGCGAAGAAGCACGTTTGACCGATTATTTCCTGCAAGACCGTGACTGGCTCGGCCTTGCTGCGCCCCAGGCGGCCAACTGATGGATCGCTATGTGGTGTTCGGCAACCCCATCGGCCACAGCAAGTCGCCGCTGATCCATCGTCTGTTCGCCGAGCAGACGGGCGAGGCGTTGGACTACAGCACTCTGCTGGCGCCGCTTGAGGATTTCACCGGCTGTGCCCGGGAATTTTTCCTGCACGGGCGCGGCGCCAACGTCACGGTGCCATTCAAGGAAGAGGCCTACCGCCTGGCCAACGCCCTGACCGAGCGCGCGCAACGCGCAGGCGCGGTGAACACCCTGAGCAAGCTGGCCGATGGCAGCCTGTTGGGTGATAACACCGACGGTGCTGGCCTGGTGCGCGACTTGACCGTCAACGCCGGCTTGAGCCTGGCGGGCAAGCGCATCCTGCTGCTCGGCGCCGGTGGCGCGGTGCGCGGTGCGTTGGAGCCACTGCTGGCGCAACAGCCGGCCTCCCTGATCATCGCCAACCGCACCGTGGAAAAAGCCGAGTTGCTGGCCGAACTGTTCGATGACCTGGGTCCGGTCTCCGCCAGTGGCTTCGACTGGCTGAGTGAGCCGGTGGACCTGATCATCAACGCCACTTCCGCGAGCCTGTCAGGCGATGTACCGCCAATTGCCAGCAGCCTGATCGAACCGGGCAAGACCTTTTGCTACGACATGATGTATGCCAAGGAACCGACGGCCTTCTGCCGCTGGGCCACAGAGCACGGCGCGGCAGTGGCGATGGATGGCCTGGGCATGTTGGTGGAGCAAGCGGCGGAAGCCTTCTACCTGTGGCGCGGCGTGCGCCCGGATTCGGCGCCGGTGCTGGCCGAGCTGCGGCGCCAGTTGGCAACCCAATGATTTTCAGGCCGCTGAAGATCAAATGTGGGAGCAGGCAAGCCAGCTCCCACAGTTTTTGAGCGAATTCAGTCTTCGAAATGGATGGGGCACTTGTCGGCCCCTTCCAGCTTTTTCAACTCTTCGACCACCTGCGGTCGCGCCCGGCGCAACGTCAGGCTG
The Pseudomonas hygromyciniae genome window above contains:
- the hemF gene encoding oxygen-dependent coproporphyrinogen oxidase, encoding MTTRTEAVKAYLLDLQDRICSALETFEADTRFIEDAWTRPAGGGGRTRVIENGAVIEKGGVNFSHVFGSGLPPSASAHRPELAGRGFEALGVSLVIHPHNPHVPTSHANVRFFIAEKEGEEPVWWFGGGFDLTPYYGNEEDCIHWHRVAEQACAPFGADVYPRYKAWCDSYFHIKHRNEPRGIGGLFFDDLNEWDFDTCFAFMRAIGDAYIDAYLPIVQRRQALAYTEQQRQFQEFRRGRYVEFNLVYDRGTLFGLQSGGRTESILMSLPPQVRWSYDWKATAGSEEARLTDYFLQDRDWLGLAAPQAAN
- the aroE gene encoding shikimate dehydrogenase; translation: MDRYVVFGNPIGHSKSPLIHRLFAEQTGEALDYSTLLAPLEDFTGCAREFFLHGRGANVTVPFKEEAYRLANALTERAQRAGAVNTLSKLADGSLLGDNTDGAGLVRDLTVNAGLSLAGKRILLLGAGGAVRGALEPLLAQQPASLIIANRTVEKAELLAELFDDLGPVSASGFDWLSEPVDLIINATSASLSGDVPPIASSLIEPGKTFCYDMMYAKEPTAFCRWATEHGAAVAMDGLGMLVEQAAEAFYLWRGVRPDSAPVLAELRRQLATQ